From Streptomyces griseorubiginosus, one genomic window encodes:
- a CDS encoding GNAT family N-acetyltransferase: MPRTPAREAAHTQTVPGFGTVRVLRLDPHADAPVVHAWVREERAAFWGMNGLTEEQVAEIYAHLDTLDTHHAYLLEKDGDPAGLLQTYEPAADRVSECYEVRPGDIGVHLLLAPAAEGVPTSGWSSALLSAVASYVLLGLDRRRVVVDPDVRNEKAIARFLKQGFVAGEAVVLPEIDLPDVHLPEKHAQLAFLTREVAFPGDA; encoded by the coding sequence ATGCCCCGCACGCCCGCCCGTGAAGCGGCCCACACCCAGACTGTCCCCGGCTTCGGCACGGTCCGCGTGCTGCGCCTCGACCCGCACGCCGACGCCCCCGTCGTGCACGCGTGGGTGCGCGAGGAACGGGCGGCCTTCTGGGGCATGAACGGCCTCACCGAGGAGCAAGTCGCCGAGATCTACGCCCACTTGGACACCCTCGACACCCACCACGCCTACCTCCTCGAGAAGGACGGCGACCCGGCCGGGCTGCTCCAGACCTACGAGCCGGCGGCCGACCGGGTCAGCGAGTGCTACGAGGTCCGCCCCGGCGACATCGGCGTCCACCTGCTGCTCGCGCCGGCGGCCGAGGGAGTCCCCACCTCCGGGTGGTCCTCGGCGCTGCTGAGTGCCGTCGCCTCGTACGTGCTGCTGGGTCTGGACCGGCGGCGGGTCGTCGTCGATCCGGACGTGCGCAACGAGAAGGCGATCGCCCGTTTCCTGAAGCAGGGGTTCGTGGCGGGCGAGGCGGTCGTGCTCCCGGAGATCGACCTCCCCGACGTCCACCTGCCCGAGAAGCACGCCCAACTGGCCTTTCTGACACGGGAGGTAGCCTTCCCGGGTGACGCCTGA
- a CDS encoding cupin domain-containing protein, with protein sequence MTPDDLVAHYGLEPIPREGGLFRQTWAGPERADGRPHGTAIVALLTADDYSALHRLPSDEIWHHYLGDPLDLLLLAPDGTATTPVLGPDIRSGQRPQLTVPAGTWMGARTRGAWTFFGCTMAPGFTYEDYEHGDAAELTARYPAEAARIAGLCRP encoded by the coding sequence GTGACGCCTGACGACCTCGTCGCCCACTACGGCCTGGAACCGATCCCCCGTGAGGGCGGCCTGTTCCGGCAGACCTGGGCGGGCCCGGAGCGCGCCGACGGAAGACCGCACGGCACCGCGATCGTCGCGCTGCTGACCGCGGACGACTACTCCGCGCTGCACCGCCTGCCCAGCGACGAGATCTGGCACCACTACCTCGGCGACCCCCTGGACCTGCTGCTCCTCGCCCCCGACGGCACCGCGACCACCCCCGTCCTGGGCCCGGACATAAGGAGCGGCCAGCGCCCCCAGCTGACCGTGCCCGCGGGCACCTGGATGGGCGCCAGGACCCGCGGCGCGTGGACCTTCTTCGGCTGCACCATGGCCCCCGGCTTCACCTACGAGGACTACGAGCACGGCGACGCGGCCGAGCTGACGGCGCGTTATCCCGCCGAGGCCGCGCGGATCGCGGGACTGTGCCGTCCATGA
- a CDS encoding SDR family oxidoreductase, translating into MRLLEGQVALVTGAGGGIGRGIALRFAEQGAAVAVHCRTAVAAAREVAARIEDVGARAVVLEADLRDEEECRRLVREAAEWGGGLTALVNNAGMQPTRPLPGMTAAQWREVVDTNLTGVFACTQAAVEIMRPGGSVTHIASIEASRPAPEHAHYSASKAAIVMHARSAALEYGPHGIRVNTVSPGLIDRAGLAEAWPEGVERWRRQAPLGRLGRPEDVADACVFLASPLASWITGHDLVVDGGVTAGAVW; encoded by the coding sequence ATGAGACTCCTGGAGGGCCAGGTCGCCCTGGTCACGGGCGCGGGCGGCGGCATCGGACGGGGCATCGCGCTGCGGTTCGCCGAACAGGGGGCGGCGGTCGCGGTCCATTGCCGTACGGCGGTGGCGGCGGCCCGTGAAGTCGCGGCCAGGATCGAGGACGTGGGCGCCCGGGCCGTCGTACTGGAAGCCGATCTGCGGGACGAGGAGGAGTGCCGGCGGCTGGTGCGGGAGGCCGCGGAATGGGGCGGGGGACTGACCGCGCTGGTCAACAACGCGGGCATGCAGCCCACACGGCCGCTGCCCGGGATGACGGCGGCCCAGTGGCGGGAGGTCGTGGACACCAACCTCACCGGCGTCTTCGCCTGTACGCAGGCCGCGGTGGAGATCATGCGGCCGGGCGGGTCGGTGACCCACATCGCGTCGATCGAGGCGAGCCGGCCCGCGCCGGAGCACGCCCACTACTCCGCCTCCAAGGCCGCGATCGTCATGCACGCCCGGTCCGCGGCCCTCGAGTACGGCCCGCACGGCATCCGCGTCAACACCGTCTCCCCCGGCCTGATCGACCGCGCCGGGCTGGCGGAGGCCTGGCCGGAGGGGGTGGAGCGCTGGAGACGCCAGGCTCCGCTGGGCCGGCTCGGACGCCCCGAGGACGTGGCCGACGCCTGCGTGTTCCTGGCCTCCCCGCTCGCGTCCTGGATCACCGGACACGACCTGGTGGTGGACGGCGGGGTGACGGCGGGGGCGGTGTGGTGA
- a CDS encoding copper resistance CopC/CopD family protein has translation MLLGTVLVLLLLGGGTASAHAALRSTDPGDGTVLKSAPRSITLTFTESVGLLDDSFRVLTPEGKRLEIGEAGHGTGGSDTASVSLPAKLAQGTYTVAWRVVSADSHPVSGAFTFSVGKPSPATVVVDTGPTEDPATESLFNMGRYLAYLAAALLIGTAVFLTACRPPDPAHLRRLLWAGWGTLLGSTLFLLVLRAPYEAGTGPASAFSLKAFERTLSTRPGEALLVRVALLLVAYFFVVRLLRLGESRLSRPWQAAGAVLAVGLALTWAAAEHASAGIQVPVAMTSAVLHVLAMSVWLGGLAALLTLLYRAPSQLPAPVVTRFSRLAFASVTVLVVTGVYQSWRGLGSWSEITGTTYGHLLVFKLIAVTLLLTAARMSRRWTGRLATAGTKAKPPVEEKVPERVGAAAGVAVEAAVVAERVRASAVAAEWVGAPAAASGSVDGPSAASESVGEPAAGARSLSEPAAASKSLGGTSAGSESSGGTSAGSARSDGAPADPARPDGAPARPTPASATPGPAGAAYRHRLRRSVLAEVAVGVVVLVLSTVLSGTLPGRAQAEAAEAGPASGGLPAASVTNIPFAVAGASGKVQITLDPGRTGDNSVQAIVYAVDGGLATVPELRLSFTLPAKQIGPIDAQLKDKGGYWGTNDLTLPLAGDWQMKATIRVSDIDQVSVTKSVRIVG, from the coding sequence GTGCTGCTCGGCACCGTGCTGGTCCTGCTCCTCCTCGGCGGCGGAACGGCGTCGGCCCACGCGGCCCTCCGATCCACCGACCCCGGAGACGGAACCGTCCTCAAGTCGGCCCCCCGCTCCATCACCCTGACCTTCACCGAGTCCGTCGGCCTGCTCGACGACTCCTTCCGGGTCCTGACCCCCGAGGGCAAGCGCCTGGAGATCGGCGAGGCCGGCCACGGCACGGGCGGCTCGGACACGGCCAGCGTCTCCCTGCCGGCCAAGCTCGCCCAGGGCACCTACACCGTGGCCTGGCGAGTCGTCTCGGCCGACAGCCACCCGGTGTCCGGCGCCTTCACCTTCTCGGTCGGCAAACCCTCCCCGGCCACCGTCGTCGTGGACACCGGCCCGACCGAGGACCCGGCCACGGAGAGCCTCTTCAACATGGGCCGCTACCTGGCCTACCTCGCCGCGGCTCTGCTCATCGGCACCGCCGTCTTCCTCACCGCCTGCCGTCCCCCGGACCCGGCCCACCTGCGCAGGCTGCTGTGGGCGGGCTGGGGCACCCTGCTCGGCTCGACCCTGTTCCTGCTGGTGCTGCGCGCGCCCTACGAGGCGGGGACGGGCCCGGCCTCCGCCTTCTCGCTGAAGGCCTTCGAACGCACGTTGAGCACCCGCCCCGGCGAGGCCCTCCTGGTCCGCGTGGCACTGCTCCTGGTCGCGTACTTCTTCGTCGTACGACTGCTGCGGCTCGGTGAGTCGAGGCTGTCCCGCCCGTGGCAGGCGGCCGGGGCCGTGCTCGCGGTGGGCCTGGCGCTGACCTGGGCCGCCGCCGAGCACGCGTCGGCCGGGATCCAGGTGCCGGTGGCGATGACGTCCGCGGTGCTGCACGTGCTGGCGATGTCGGTCTGGCTGGGCGGCCTCGCGGCACTGCTCACGCTTTTGTACCGGGCCCCGTCCCAGCTCCCGGCCCCCGTCGTCACCCGCTTCTCCCGGCTGGCCTTCGCCTCCGTGACCGTCCTCGTCGTCACCGGCGTCTACCAGTCCTGGCGCGGCCTCGGCTCCTGGAGCGAGATCACCGGGACGACGTACGGCCATCTCCTGGTCTTCAAACTGATCGCGGTGACCCTGCTGCTGACGGCGGCGAGGATGTCGCGACGGTGGACGGGACGACTGGCCACGGCCGGCACCAAGGCGAAGCCGCCCGTCGAGGAGAAGGTGCCGGAGCGGGTGGGAGCGGCGGCGGGAGTGGCGGTGGAAGCGGCGGTGGTCGCGGAACGGGTGCGGGCCTCGGCGGTGGCCGCAGAGTGGGTGGGAGCACCGGCGGCGGCCTCGGGGTCCGTGGACGGGCCGAGTGCGGCCTCGGAGTCTGTCGGCGAACCGGCTGCGGGCGCGAGGTCTTTGAGTGAACCGGCTGCGGCCTCGAAGTCTTTGGGCGGGACTTCCGCCGGCTCGGAGTCCTCGGGCGGGACTTCCGCCGGCTCCGCGCGTTCGGACGGAGCGCCCGCAGACCCCGCGCGTCCGGACGGAGCGCCCGCGCGCCCGACCCCGGCGTCCGCCACTCCCGGCCCGGCCGGGGCGGCCTACCGGCACCGCCTGCGCCGTTCCGTCCTCGCCGAAGTGGCCGTAGGTGTCGTGGTGCTGGTGCTGAGCACCGTGCTGAGCGGCACGCTGCCCGGCCGGGCGCAGGCCGAGGCGGCCGAGGCGGGCCCGGCCTCGGGCGGACTGCCCGCCGCGTCCGTGACCAACATCCCGTTCGCCGTGGCCGGCGCCTCGGGCAAGGTGCAGATCACCCTCGACCCGGGCCGCACCGGCGACAACTCGGTGCAGGCCATCGTCTACGCGGTCGACGGCGGCCTCGCCACGGTCCCCGAACTCCGGCTGTCCTTCACCCTCCCGGCCAAGCAGATCGGCCCGATCGACGCCCAGCTGAAGGACAAGGGCGGCTACTGGGGCACGAACGACCTCACCCTGCCCCTGGCCGGCGACTGGCAGATGAAGGCCACGATCAGGGTGTCCGACATCGACCAGGTCAGCGTGACGAAGTCGGTGCGGATCGTGGGCTGA